Proteins encoded in a region of the Clostridium beijerinckii genome:
- the ftsX gene encoding permease-like cell division protein FtsX, which translates to MKINTIAHFIKDAFTSLKRNKTISIASVITVLITFFVLGIFVLVANNINKGINTVQNKVELKIFLKDDIKLIDQREIEIKLREIEGVKDVIYQSKEEEYKNFQSTTNENEGLLKGYTLQNNPFSASFTVKLESPEYASAVSEGIKDFEGVETIGDQQELVDKIVGIVNGVKIVGFGLFIILVGVSIFLIMNTTKLTVYSRRREVGIMKFVGATDWFIRWPFVIEGMVIGFIGATLACGALFAAYNGLVRWIASQLVFVSLVPATFIFSTLLWQFMLGGIIVGGIASIISLRKFLVV; encoded by the coding sequence ATGAAAATTAATACTATTGCACATTTTATTAAGGATGCATTTACAAGCTTAAAGAGAAATAAGACTATTAGTATTGCTTCAGTAATTACTGTTCTTATAACTTTCTTTGTTTTGGGAATATTCGTATTAGTTGCTAATAATATAAACAAAGGAATAAATACTGTTCAGAATAAAGTAGAACTAAAAATATTTCTTAAGGATGATATAAAACTTATTGATCAAAGGGAAATAGAAATAAAATTACGAGAAATTGAAGGCGTTAAAGATGTAATTTACCAATCAAAAGAAGAAGAGTACAAGAATTTTCAAAGTACTACGAATGAAAATGAAGGATTACTAAAAGGATATACATTGCAAAATAATCCTTTTTCAGCATCATTTACAGTTAAATTGGAATCTCCAGAATATGCATCAGCTGTAAGCGAAGGAATAAAAGATTTCGAAGGTGTTGAGACTATAGGTGATCAACAAGAATTAGTAGACAAGATTGTAGGAATAGTAAATGGTGTAAAAATAGTTGGTTTTGGATTGTTTATAATATTAGTAGGTGTTTCAATATTCTTAATAATGAATACTACAAAACTAACTGTATATTCAAGAAGAAGAGAAGTTGGAATTATGAAATTTGTAGGGGCTACTGATTGGTTCATTAGATGGCCATTTGTAATAGAGGGAATGGTAATAGGGTTTATTGGAGCAACATTAGCATGTGGAGCTTTATTTGCAGCATATAATGGACTAGTTAGGTGGATTGCTTCACAATTGGTATTTGTAAGCCTTGTACCAGCAACATTTATATTCTCAACTCTATTATGGCAATTTATGCTTGGTGGTATTATAGTTGGTGGAATTGCTAGTATAATTTCATTAAGGAAATTTTTAGTGGTATAA
- the ftsE gene encoding cell division ATP-binding protein FtsE — MIEFRGVSKIYNNNVKALSDINVEIEAGEFVFLVGPSGSGKSTFIKMLLKEIEPTNGKILIGDKDLSTITRQQIPYYRRKIGMVFQDFRLIPTLNVYENVAFAMRVVEASQKDIRRRVPMVLSLVGLSHKYKMFPNELSGGEQQRVSLARALVNNPSVLIADEPTGNLDPDTAREIMSLLEDINKSGTTVLMATHAKEIVDYMKKRVIAIEKGEIVRDEKRGKYEDEN; from the coding sequence ATGATCGAGTTTAGAGGAGTATCTAAAATTTACAATAATAATGTAAAAGCCTTGTCAGATATTAATGTTGAGATAGAAGCAGGAGAATTTGTATTTTTAGTAGGACCAAGTGGATCTGGGAAATCTACTTTTATAAAAATGCTTTTAAAGGAAATTGAACCAACCAACGGAAAAATATTAATAGGAGATAAAGATTTATCAACTATTACTAGGCAGCAAATACCTTATTACAGAAGAAAGATAGGAATGGTATTCCAAGATTTCAGATTGATACCAACTCTTAACGTATATGAAAATGTTGCATTTGCTATGAGAGTAGTAGAAGCATCTCAAAAAGATATAAGAAGAAGAGTTCCAATGGTATTGTCGTTAGTTGGATTATCTCATAAATATAAGATGTTTCCTAATGAATTATCAGGAGGAGAACAACAGAGAGTTTCTTTAGCAAGGGCACTAGTTAATAATCCATCTGTTTTGATTGCTGATGAACCTACTGGTAACTTAGATCCAGATACAGCGAGAGAAATAATGTCATTACTTGAGGATATAAACAAGTCTGGAACTACAGTTCTTATGGCTACACACGCAAAGGAAATTGTTGACTATATGAAAAAAAGAGTTATAGCTATTGAAAAGGGAGAAATCGTTAGAGACGAGAAAAGAGGTAAGTACGAAGATGAAAATTAA
- a CDS encoding YitT family protein — MKKSKFREYLIITFGIILVALSIEYFYAPNNIAAGGVTGIAIIINAVIPSFSIGVVSFVLNGLLFIVALIFIDGKFGVKTIYASLGLSVIIWAIERFIKPVAITNDLMMATIFGTLISAFGMAIIFNENASTGGTDILAKMLNIFFHLDIGKSLLVVDFVITLASAFVFGVDVALYSMLSIILLGLIVDRVIEGFNACKSIFIISKSNYEISRYIIDTLDRGCTFINGVGAFTEKETNILYAVLSRNQFIKLKKFIKDVDPDAFITVGEVHEVLGEGFNDIKQH; from the coding sequence ATGAAAAAATCAAAATTTAGAGAATATTTAATAATAACATTTGGGATAATTCTAGTTGCGCTTTCTATTGAGTACTTTTACGCTCCAAATAATATTGCAGCAGGTGGAGTAACGGGAATAGCAATAATTATTAATGCAGTTATACCATCTTTTTCAATAGGTGTAGTGAGTTTTGTTTTAAATGGATTGTTATTTATAGTCGCACTTATATTTATTGATGGAAAATTTGGTGTGAAGACGATTTATGCTAGTTTAGGATTATCAGTTATAATATGGGCAATTGAGAGGTTCATTAAGCCAGTTGCAATCACAAATGACTTAATGATGGCAACTATTTTCGGAACATTAATTTCAGCATTCGGAATGGCTATTATATTTAATGAAAATGCATCAACAGGGGGCACTGATATATTAGCAAAAATGCTAAATATATTTTTTCATTTAGATATAGGAAAATCTTTATTAGTAGTAGATTTTGTAATAACCTTGGCAAGTGCGTTTGTATTTGGAGTGGATGTTGCGTTGTATTCTATGCTAAGTATAATACTACTTGGTTTAATAGTTGATAGAGTTATAGAAGGATTTAATGCTTGTAAAAGTATATTTATTATTAGTAAAAGTAATTATGAGATAAGTAGATATATAATAGATACATTAGATAGAGGATGTACATTTATAAATGGAGTTGGGGCATTTACAGAGAAAGAAACTAATATACTTTATGCCGTTTTAAGTAGGAATCAATTCATAAAATTGAAGAAATTTATAAAAGATGTAGATCCTGATGCATTTATAACAGTTGGGGAAGTTCATGAAGTATTAGGTGAAGGATTTAATGATATAAAACAACATTAA
- a CDS encoding transketolase family protein, with translation MGNKVATREAYGKALVKLSNLNKDVVVLDADLSKSTKTADFKAVSPERFINMGIAESNMMGVAAGLSTCGKIPFASTFAMFAAGRAFEQIRNSICYPNLNVKICATHAGLTVGEDGATHQSIEDISLMRSIPNMTVINPADDIETEAAILAIAEYNGPCYVRLGRLAVSTVNNIENYKFEIGKGVTLAEGNDVTIVATGLMVELALEAKKELAKYGIDARIINIHTIKPIDKELLANAARETGAIVTAEEHSIIGGLGSAVAEVLTEECPVPVLKVGIKDTFGESGKPNELLKAYGLTVEAIVEHSKKAISLKK, from the coding sequence ATGGGAAATAAAGTAGCAACTAGAGAAGCTTATGGTAAAGCGTTAGTAAAACTTTCAAATTTAAATAAAGATGTTGTAGTACTAGATGCTGATTTATCGAAATCAACTAAAACAGCTGATTTTAAAGCTGTTTCACCAGAAAGATTTATAAATATGGGAATAGCAGAATCAAACATGATGGGAGTTGCAGCGGGGCTTTCAACTTGCGGGAAAATTCCGTTTGCTAGTACTTTCGCAATGTTTGCAGCAGGAAGAGCTTTTGAGCAAATAAGAAATTCTATATGTTATCCAAATTTGAATGTTAAAATTTGTGCAACCCATGCAGGATTAACAGTTGGAGAAGATGGAGCGACTCATCAATCTATCGAAGATATATCACTAATGAGAAGTATTCCAAATATGACTGTAATTAATCCAGCAGATGATATAGAAACTGAGGCAGCAATATTAGCTATAGCAGAATACAATGGACCTTGCTATGTTAGATTAGGAAGATTAGCTGTTAGTACTGTAAATAACATAGAGAATTATAAGTTTGAAATTGGAAAAGGTGTGACATTAGCCGAAGGTAACGATGTTACTATAGTTGCAACAGGACTAATGGTTGAATTAGCGTTAGAAGCTAAAAAAGAGTTGGCTAAATATGGAATTGATGCTAGAATAATAAATATACATACAATAAAACCAATTGATAAAGAGCTATTAGCTAATGCAGCGAGAGAAACAGGAGCAATAGTTACAGCAGAAGAACATAGTATAATTGGTGGTTTAGGTTCGGCAGTCGCTGAAGTTTTAACAGAAGAATGTCCAGTACCAGTATTAAAAGTTGGGATAAAAGATACTTTTGGTGAAAGTGGTAAGCCAAACGAATTATTAAAAGCGTATGGATTAACAGTAGAAGCCATAGTAGAGCATAGTAAGAAAGCTATTTCATTAAAGAAATAA
- a CDS encoding transketolase translates to MNNEYKLEEISKLMRKDIVSMLTESSSGHPGGSLSIADIMSVLFFKEMNIDVSNAKDPNRDRFVLSKGHAAPALYSALARKGYFEVEELKSLRKTGSRLQGHPNMNDLPGIDMSTGSLGQGISAAVGMALAGKLDKKDYRVYAILGDGELEEGQVWEASMSAAHYKLDNLTAFIDNNGLQIDGNIEDVMNPGPIDKKFEAFGWNVLTINGHDYDEIINAIAKAKEVKGKPTAIICNTVKGKGVSFMENQAGWHGTAPNKEQCEQALKEIGGEN, encoded by the coding sequence ATGAATAATGAATACAAACTTGAAGAAATCTCAAAGTTAATGAGAAAAGATATAGTTTCTATGCTTACAGAATCATCATCAGGTCATCCAGGAGGTTCTTTGTCAATAGCTGATATTATGTCTGTACTATTCTTTAAAGAAATGAACATAGATGTATCTAACGCAAAAGATCCAAATAGAGACAGATTTGTTTTATCAAAAGGTCATGCGGCACCAGCATTATATAGTGCTTTAGCTAGAAAGGGATATTTTGAAGTAGAAGAGTTAAAGAGCCTAAGAAAAACAGGCTCAAGATTACAAGGACATCCTAATATGAATGATTTACCAGGAATTGATATGTCTACAGGTTCGCTAGGACAAGGAATTTCTGCTGCTGTTGGAATGGCATTAGCAGGAAAACTTGATAAGAAGGATTATAGAGTATACGCTATTTTAGGAGACGGAGAGCTTGAAGAAGGCCAAGTTTGGGAAGCATCAATGTCTGCGGCTCACTACAAATTAGATAATTTAACTGCATTTATAGATAATAATGGACTACAAATAGATGGGAACATAGAAGATGTTATGAATCCTGGTCCTATAGATAAAAAATTTGAAGCTTTTGGATGGAACGTTTTGACTATAAATGGTCATGATTATGATGAAATTATAAATGCTATTGCAAAAGCAAAGGAAGTTAAAGGAAAACCAACTGCAATTATATGCAACACAGTAAAAGGTAAAGGCGTTTCATTTATGGAAAACCAAGCAGGATGGCATGGAACTGCTCCAAATAAAGAACAATGTGAGCAAGCATTAAAGGAAATTGGAGGGGAAAACTAA
- a CDS encoding type II toxin-antitoxin system PemK/MazF family toxin: MANIVVKRGEIFYADLSPVIGSEQGGIRPVIIIQNDIGNRYSPTVIVAAITSQINKAKLPIHVEISSEEYGLNRDSVVLLEQIRTLDKRRLKEKIGHMTEADMKKVDKALAVSLNLS, translated from the coding sequence ATGGCAAACATTGTGGTAAAAAGAGGGGAAATTTTCTATGCGGATTTAAGTCCAGTTATAGGATCCGAACAGGGCGGGATAAGACCTGTTATTATAATACAAAATGATATTGGAAATAGATATAGTCCTACTGTTATTGTAGCTGCAATAACATCTCAAATAAATAAGGCTAAGCTTCCTATTCATGTTGAAATTTCATCAGAAGAGTATGGATTAAATAGAGATTCTGTTGTCTTATTAGAACAGATAAGAACATTAGATAAGAGAAGACTTAAAGAAAAAATTGGACATATGACTGAAGCGGACATGAAAAAGGTTGATAAAGCATTAGCGGTTAGCTTGAATTTAAGCTAA
- a CDS encoding germination lipoprotein GerS-related protein, which produces MDFRKVLFNKKIIIGILVLIPVLMILLVILCRDVITPSNEDIISELKDTKYYSSKVDYLFKNSKSEFEENTMQYYSFDKGSRIEFGNDYNRVKVYNGSEIKVEGDEDKEGYTLDKDIDVIYPLAFIENILSNKQADEIKEVKADWGPGVYLQIDIEFNSKNKHLNKAEFYVDKDKKVPVLLKILDDDNKERVIVKYSDFRKEKTLSDDLF; this is translated from the coding sequence ATGGATTTTAGAAAAGTATTGTTCAATAAAAAAATAATTATAGGTATTTTGGTGCTTATTCCAGTACTTATGATTTTGTTAGTTATTTTATGTAGAGACGTAATTACCCCTTCAAATGAAGATATAATTAGTGAACTGAAAGACACAAAGTATTATAGTAGTAAAGTTGATTATCTGTTTAAGAATTCTAAGTCGGAATTCGAGGAAAATACAATGCAATACTATAGTTTTGATAAGGGGTCAAGAATAGAATTCGGAAATGACTATAACAGAGTTAAGGTTTATAACGGTTCAGAGATAAAAGTTGAGGGTGACGAAGATAAAGAGGGATATACACTTGATAAGGATATAGACGTAATTTATCCTTTAGCATTCATAGAAAATATACTATCTAATAAGCAAGCTGATGAAATAAAAGAGGTTAAAGCAGATTGGGGACCAGGAGTATATTTACAAATAGATATAGAATTTAACAGCAAGAATAAGCATTTAAATAAAGCTGAATTCTATGTAGATAAGGATAAGAAGGTTCCAGTATTATTAAAGATTTTAGATGATGATAATAAAGAGAGAGTAATAGTAAAGTATAGTGATTTTAGAAAAGAAAAAACATTAAGTGATGATTTATTTTGA
- a CDS encoding NAD(P)H-hydrate dehydratase: protein MLEIFSAKQCREMDRECIDYIGIPSIVLMENAAISLFGELSDKGESFLILCGKGNNGGDALALARHLILGGKKVRVYIVSKDENYSQDFKINFNILEKIIEKRDILFIKSENDIDENVIRDIKDYDLLIDGIFGVGLNKDLMGMFKSIIECINLYAKFVVSIDTPSGLDCDLGIERGIAVHANITYTFEVVKQGFLDYKAIDCVGKIKILKIGIPEYIKKKNSNNFYILEKKEYNKMLLKRQVYGHKGDYGRAVVVAGRIGFTGAAFITTECTVRAGAGLTTLVCSSEVQRILSSRLTEAMTLDCEDNDNFIELIKRASSIAFGPGIGVGEREKSLLEKIINNSKCPIVIDADGISIIGENKYLLNDLKGRAIITPHPGEMARFLGMSIEDVEANRVSIAKSVAKRYGIIVLLKGYNTVISNGKEVYINPTGNSKMASGGMGDALTGIINAFLSQGASINQAALLSAYIHGNIADKLSKQVYIVNARDIIAELPKEINSIID from the coding sequence ATGTTAGAAATTTTTTCGGCTAAACAATGTAGAGAAATGGATAGAGAATGCATTGATTACATTGGAATTCCTAGTATAGTATTGATGGAAAATGCTGCGATAAGTTTATTTGGGGAGCTTTCAGATAAAGGTGAATCATTTTTAATATTATGTGGAAAAGGAAATAATGGGGGGGACGCCCTTGCATTAGCTAGGCATTTGATATTAGGTGGGAAAAAGGTAAGGGTTTATATTGTAAGTAAAGACGAAAATTATAGTCAAGATTTTAAGATTAACTTTAATATATTAGAAAAAATAATTGAAAAGAGAGACATATTATTTATAAAGTCAGAGAACGATATAGATGAAAACGTAATAAGGGACATTAAAGATTATGATCTATTAATAGATGGAATTTTTGGGGTTGGTCTTAATAAAGATTTAATGGGAATGTTTAAAAGTATTATAGAATGTATAAATTTATATGCAAAATTTGTAGTGTCAATTGACACGCCATCAGGTTTAGACTGTGACTTAGGGATTGAGAGAGGAATTGCGGTTCATGCTAATATAACTTATACATTTGAGGTTGTCAAACAGGGCTTTTTAGATTATAAAGCTATTGATTGTGTCGGGAAAATTAAAATATTAAAAATTGGTATTCCAGAATATATAAAAAAGAAAAACTCTAATAATTTTTATATATTAGAAAAAAAGGAATATAATAAGATGCTTTTAAAAAGGCAGGTTTATGGTCATAAAGGAGATTACGGTAGAGCAGTAGTTGTAGCTGGAAGAATCGGATTTACTGGAGCTGCCTTTATAACTACGGAATGTACGGTTAGAGCGGGTGCAGGATTAACTACACTAGTATGCAGTAGCGAGGTGCAAAGGATACTATCAAGCAGATTAACAGAAGCTATGACATTAGACTGTGAAGATAATGATAACTTTATAGAACTTATAAAAAGAGCAAGTTCTATTGCTTTTGGTCCTGGAATTGGAGTTGGAGAAAGAGAAAAAAGCTTGTTAGAAAAGATAATAAATAACAGTAAATGCCCTATTGTGATTGATGCGGACGGAATATCGATTATAGGGGAAAATAAGTATTTGCTAAATGATTTAAAGGGTAGGGCAATTATTACTCCACATCCAGGTGAAATGGCACGGTTTCTAGGAATGAGTATTGAAGACGTGGAGGCTAATAGAGTTAGCATAGCAAAATCAGTTGCTAAGAGGTATGGAATAATTGTCTTATTAAAAGGGTATAATACCGTAATTTCGAACGGAAAAGAAGTTTATATAAATCCTACTGGCAACAGTAAGATGGCATCAGGAGGCATGGGAGATGCATTGACCGGAATAATAAATGCATTTCTGTCACAAGGAGCTAGCATAAATCAGGCTGCTCTTTTAAGTGCATATATTCATGGGAATATAGCTGATAAATTAAGCAAACAAGTTTACATAGTAAATGCAAGAGATATTATAGCCGAATTACCTAAAGAAATTAACAGTATTATTGATTAA
- the acpS gene encoding holo-ACP synthase, with translation MIIGIGTDIIEISRIERAIERTSAFIERSFTCNEIAYFKLKGFKGNVVAGNFAAKEAISKAIGTGFRGFGLKDIEILRNELGKPIVNLSDKIYNLLEIKEFNIHVSISHSNENAIAYAVMEAI, from the coding sequence ATGATTATTGGAATTGGAACAGATATAATAGAGATAAGTAGAATAGAGCGTGCGATAGAAAGAACAAGTGCTTTTATTGAAAGATCATTTACTTGTAATGAGATTGCATATTTCAAATTGAAAGGATTTAAGGGGAATGTAGTAGCAGGAAATTTTGCTGCTAAGGAAGCGATTAGTAAAGCAATAGGAACTGGATTTAGAGGATTTGGATTAAAAGATATTGAAATATTGAGAAATGAGTTGGGAAAGCCAATAGTGAATTTAAGTGATAAAATATATAACCTATTGGAGATAAAAGAATTTAATATCCATGTTAGTATTTCACATAGTAATGAAAATGCGATAGCTTATGCAGTTATGGAGGCAATATAA
- a CDS encoding DUF6514 family protein, with protein MNLVEEYTSINSDADVEYRYAYRLIKKDYKGITAYGIEIERKDYIGLKNVNLEREKIDIISIHRYKVKQLLMKLFNNQVSPLHLIDIIGTYVDEHAYEFDIGMGEKAIN; from the coding sequence ATGAATTTGGTTGAGGAATATACATCAATTAATAGTGATGCTGATGTAGAGTATAGATATGCATATAGGCTCATAAAGAAGGATTATAAGGGGATAACTGCATATGGAATTGAAATTGAAAGAAAAGATTATATTGGTCTAAAAAATGTGAATTTAGAGAGAGAAAAGATAGATATAATATCAATTCATAGGTACAAAGTAAAACAATTACTTATGAAATTGTTTAATAATCAGGTATCACCACTTCACTTAATTGATATTATAGGGACGTATGTGGATGAGCATGCTTATGAGTTTGATATTGGTATGGGAGAGAAAGCTATAAATTAA
- a CDS encoding single-stranded DNA-binding protein: protein MNKIILLGRLVKDPELRHTENGDKIYTKFTIAVQRNFRLPDGIREADFIPIKVWGKKAEVIVKYMKKGSLITLSGRLRTGSYEDKEGNRKYIAEVIAEDFKFLENKKSQTEAL from the coding sequence ATGAATAAAATAATATTATTAGGAAGATTAGTTAAAGACCCTGAACTTAGGCACACTGAAAATGGAGATAAAATTTATACCAAGTTTACAATTGCTGTGCAACGAAATTTTAGATTACCTGATGGAATTAGAGAAGCGGATTTTATACCTATAAAAGTTTGGGGAAAAAAAGCTGAAGTTATAGTAAAATATATGAAAAAGGGAAGCCTTATTACTTTAAGTGGTAGATTAAGGACTGGTAGTTATGAGGATAAGGAGGGAAATAGAAAGTATATAGCAGAGGTTATAGCAGAAGATTTCAAATTTCTTGAGAATAAGAAAAGCCAAACTGAGGCGTTGTAA
- a CDS encoding YihY/virulence factor BrkB family protein has translation MKYIKLSSKVNLIIHLIVKIKRDDVFALASQLAYYLILSFFPFMLFLMTLAGFSSISSKQILGQLNVMLPRSVLELTQSTVVEIFDNQYTGLLGISILLTLWTASSAFKAIIKSINKAYNFKEERSFIKLSIISMLGILALAVTIILALTALVFGNVIGDYIKSINPFYEIVLIIWNIFRYTFILAIMISIFICVYKFAPAKKLVWKEVIAGSIFSTVGWVLVSFVFSFYIDNFNNYSRFYGSLGAVFILMTWLFLISIIFILGVEINFVTSELRGRNGMIRNR, from the coding sequence ATGAAATATATAAAGTTAAGTAGCAAAGTTAATTTAATTATACATCTTATAGTAAAAATTAAGAGGGACGATGTGTTTGCACTAGCATCTCAGTTAGCATATTATTTAATATTATCCTTTTTCCCGTTTATGTTATTTTTGATGACTTTAGCTGGGTTTAGCAGCATAAGTTCTAAACAAATACTGGGACAATTAAATGTTATGCTTCCTAGGAGTGTATTGGAATTAACTCAATCGACTGTTGTAGAGATATTTGACAATCAATATACTGGATTGTTAGGAATATCTATATTATTAACGCTATGGACAGCATCATCTGCATTTAAGGCTATAATAAAAAGCATAAATAAGGCGTACAACTTTAAAGAAGAGAGGTCATTTATTAAACTCTCAATTATTTCTATGTTAGGAATATTAGCATTAGCTGTAACTATAATTCTAGCTTTAACAGCGCTAGTATTTGGAAATGTAATAGGTGATTATATTAAAAGTATCAATCCCTTTTATGAAATAGTATTGATTATTTGGAATATATTCAGATATACTTTTATACTAGCTATAATGATATCTATATTTATTTGCGTTTATAAATTTGCTCCTGCTAAAAAGTTGGTATGGAAAGAGGTAATCGCAGGGTCCATATTTAGCACGGTGGGCTGGGTGCTAGTGTCTTTTGTTTTTTCATTTTATATCGATAATTTTAACAATTATTCTAGGTTTTATGGAAGTCTTGGCGCAGTATTTATACTTATGACATGGTTATTTTTAATATCAATAATATTCATCTTAGGAGTGGAGATAAATTTTGTTACATCTGAGTTAAGGGGTAGAAATGGAATGATTAGAAACAGGTAG
- a CDS encoding nucleotide sugar dehydrogenase, which yields MSLLKQQLLDKINNKTAKVGVVGLGYVGLPLAVEKANAGYQTIGFDVQDQKVNMVNEGKNYIGDVVDENLKKIVEENTLRATTDFSFVKDVDTICICVPTPLDLYKQPDLSYVVDSTKSVAQYLHKGMLVILESTTYPGTTEEVLKPILEESGLKCGEDFFLAFSPERVDPGNKDFNTKNTPKVVGGCTPDCTEVAAALYRNILEGDIHTVSSPAVAEMEKILENTFRNINIGLANEMAILCNRMGIDVWEVIDAAKTKPYGFMPFYPGPGLGGHCIPLDPFYLEWKAKEYDYHTRLIETSGEINDSMPEFVLDNVMKILNKNKKALNGAKVLLLGVAYKNDIDDYRESPAFKVIELLEKNGADLMVNDPYCPISKYKGKVYNSVDWKEVIDESDIVIITTNHSCYDYESIVSRAKVVYDTRNATKNVVNNREKIYKL from the coding sequence ATGTCATTATTAAAACAACAATTATTAGACAAAATAAATAATAAAACTGCAAAAGTTGGTGTGGTTGGTCTTGGTTATGTTGGATTACCATTAGCTGTGGAAAAAGCTAATGCTGGTTATCAAACTATTGGATTTGATGTTCAAGATCAAAAAGTAAACATGGTTAATGAAGGGAAAAACTACATTGGAGATGTAGTAGATGAAAATTTAAAGAAGATAGTAGAAGAAAATACTTTAAGAGCTACTACAGACTTTAGTTTTGTTAAAGATGTAGATACTATTTGTATTTGCGTGCCTACTCCATTAGATTTATATAAGCAACCAGATTTATCATATGTTGTAGATTCAACAAAAAGCGTTGCACAATATCTACATAAAGGTATGCTTGTTATTCTTGAAAGCACTACATATCCAGGAACAACAGAAGAAGTTCTTAAGCCAATACTAGAAGAAAGTGGACTTAAGTGCGGAGAAGACTTTTTCTTAGCTTTTTCACCAGAAAGAGTTGATCCAGGTAATAAGGACTTTAATACTAAAAATACTCCTAAAGTTGTTGGAGGTTGCACACCTGATTGCACAGAAGTTGCAGCAGCATTATATAGAAATATATTAGAGGGAGATATCCATACTGTATCATCTCCAGCCGTAGCTGAAATGGAAAAGATATTGGAAAATACATTTAGAAATATAAATATTGGATTAGCTAACGAAATGGCTATTTTATGTAATAGAATGGGAATAGATGTATGGGAAGTTATAGATGCAGCTAAGACCAAGCCATACGGATTTATGCCATTTTATCCAGGCCCAGGCTTAGGTGGACATTGTATTCCTCTTGATCCATTTTACTTAGAGTGGAAAGCAAAAGAATATGATTATCACACAAGATTAATAGAAACTTCAGGAGAAATAAATGATTCTATGCCTGAATTTGTATTAGATAATGTAATGAAGATTTTGAATAAGAATAAAAAGGCATTAAATGGTGCTAAAGTTCTTTTATTAGGAGTTGCATATAAGAATGATATAGATGATTATAGAGAATCTCCAGCATTCAAGGTAATAGAGCTATTAGAAAAGAATGGTGCTGATTTAATGGTAAATGACCCTTATTGTCCAATTTCTAAATATAAAGGTAAGGTTTATAATTCTGTTGATTGGAAAGAGGTTATAGACGAGTCTGATATAGTAATTATAACTACAAATCATAGCTGTTATGATTACGAATCAATTGTGTCTAGAGCTAAAGTTGTTTATGATACTAGAAATGCAACTAAAAATGTTGTTAATAATAGAGAGAAGATTTATAAATTATAA
- a CDS encoding acyltransferase — protein sequence MDKNYFVHESSYIDNDVVIGDGTKIWHFSHIMSNSVIGEKCNIGQNVVISPGVKIGDGVKIQNNVSVYTGVICEDYVFLGPSCVFTNVVNPRSFIERKSEYKETIIGKGASIGANVTIVCGHNIGKYALVGAGAVVTKHIPDYALVVGNPASIMGYVCECGEKLNFKDEHATCEACGKKYSKDREKVECID from the coding sequence ATGGATAAGAATTATTTTGTACATGAATCAAGTTACATTGATAACGACGTAGTGATAGGTGACGGAACGAAGATTTGGCACTTCTCTCATATTATGAGTAATTCTGTAATTGGAGAAAAGTGTAATATAGGTCAAAACGTTGTAATATCGCCTGGTGTAAAAATTGGAGATGGAGTAAAGATACAAAATAATGTGTCTGTATATACAGGGGTTATTTGTGAAGATTATGTATTCTTGGGACCATCTTGTGTGTTTACCAATGTAGTAAATCCGAGAAGCTTTATTGAAAGAAAAAGCGAGTATAAGGAAACTATAATTGGAAAAGGGGCTTCTATAGGTGCTAATGTAACAATTGTGTGCGGCCATAATATAGGAAAATATGCATTAGTAGGTGCTGGAGCAGTGGTTACTAAACACATACCTGATTATGCCTTAGTGGTAGGTAATCCGGCAAGTATAATGGGATATGTATGTGAATGTGGAGAAAAGTTGAACTTTAAAGATGAGCATGCAACTTGTGAAGCTTGTGGGAAAAAGTATAGTAAAGATAGAGAAAAAGTAGAATGTATAGATTAG